A stretch of the Phycisphaerales bacterium genome encodes the following:
- a CDS encoding YicC family protein, translated as MIRSMTGFGSAAQSLDGVEYGVEIRSVNNRFFKCQVRVPDSLQELEVDIERFVSGSIVRGSVVLTVRYVDHSPEAGAAINRVVVERYLSELRGIAEAAGVQLQTDLAALLMLPGAYSEASRTDISSRAKPAIMKLVEKATTDLQEMRHREGDSIQRDLEDHCGKIAELLSEVDKRAPEVVRQYQSRLQQRVELLANEAGASLSDQDLIREVAIFAERSDINEELTRLRSHIDQLHSILNEKNEAPVGRTLDFLSQEMLREANTIASKCLDATVSRHVVLIKGLIDRIKEQVQNVE; from the coding sequence ATGATCCGATCGATGACAGGATTTGGTAGTGCCGCACAGAGTCTCGACGGCGTCGAGTATGGGGTTGAGATTCGTTCGGTGAACAACCGCTTTTTTAAGTGCCAGGTTCGGGTGCCCGATTCGCTACAGGAACTAGAAGTCGATATTGAGCGTTTCGTCTCGGGTAGCATTGTTCGTGGTAGCGTTGTTCTCACAGTGCGGTATGTGGATCATTCACCAGAGGCTGGCGCTGCCATTAACCGTGTCGTAGTTGAGCGGTACTTGTCAGAGCTCAGGGGAATCGCAGAGGCAGCTGGGGTTCAGCTACAAACCGATCTAGCGGCACTTTTGATGCTTCCCGGCGCCTATTCGGAAGCCAGTCGGACCGATATCTCCTCCCGAGCCAAACCAGCGATTATGAAGCTGGTTGAGAAAGCGACAACCGATTTACAGGAAATGCGTCACCGAGAAGGCGACTCAATTCAACGCGATCTTGAGGATCACTGTGGCAAAATTGCTGAGTTGCTTTCTGAAGTTGATAAAAGAGCACCAGAAGTTGTCCGTCAGTACCAATCGCGACTGCAGCAGCGCGTTGAATTACTTGCCAATGAAGCGGGCGCTAGTCTCTCGGATCAAGACTTGATTCGTGAGGTTGCGATTTTTGCTGAACGATCAGATATCAATGAAGAGTTGACACGCTTGCGTAGTCATATTGATCAGCTTCATTCCATTCTCAATGAGAAGAATGAAGCACCTGTGGGAAGAACACTCGACTTTCTTTCACAGGAAATGCTACGGGAGGCAAATACGATCGCAAGTAAGTGCCTAGACGCTACGGTGAGTCGACATGTTGTACTGATCAAGGGACTTATTGATCGGATCAAAGAGCAGGTGCAGAATGTCGAGTAG
- a CDS encoding DUF2007 domain-containing protein, whose amino-acid sequence MNQDLPDDLVVLLQTPSAFQANALVALLEDSEINALAMEETLMGALNPSTAKTVVLVREADLTKAQFTIDHARRTARDINWEEVDVGDEVAIKGRHRRTENQKSSGSLPPVIFLLAILGILLVVVGILAGVISLFLPVPDPQANLGSTFMVAFSHAVIL is encoded by the coding sequence ATGAACCAGGACCTGCCTGATGATCTTGTGGTGCTGTTACAGACACCATCAGCTTTCCAAGCCAATGCACTTGTTGCTCTACTTGAAGATTCGGAGATCAATGCGCTGGCAATGGAGGAAACGCTCATGGGTGCGCTCAATCCAAGCACAGCGAAGACAGTCGTTTTGGTTCGTGAGGCCGATCTCACAAAAGCCCAGTTCACCATCGATCATGCACGTCGTACAGCTCGAGATATCAATTGGGAAGAGGTTGATGTTGGAGACGAAGTCGCGATCAAGGGGCGCCATCGCAGAACTGAAAACCAAAAATCATCTGGTTCTTTACCACCGGTGATTTTCCTATTAGCGATTCTTGGCATCTTGCTGGTCGTCGTTGGCATTCTGGCGGGTGTGATTTCACTCTTTCTGCCAGTACCAGATCCCCAGGCCAACCTGGGATCAACCTTTATGGTTGCTTTTTCGCACGCTGTGATTTTATAA
- the secG gene encoding preprotein translocase subunit SecG, whose translation MSNWFIVLMIVFVVVSLAMVLIILVQRPQGGGLAGAFGGAGGSGTETIFGGRVGDALTYMTVIAFVCYLGLAIALNLLDNIDPDAVASPPEAATSTFQQPLGAPSTTPPLPGGLSPVPSTATPTPAGPVTPAPTAITPTTVPPASGSSDG comes from the coding sequence ATGAGTAATTGGTTTATTGTCCTGATGATTGTATTTGTCGTCGTATCACTGGCAATGGTACTGATCATCTTGGTTCAGCGCCCTCAAGGCGGTGGTCTAGCTGGCGCCTTCGGTGGTGCTGGTGGCTCAGGCACTGAGACGATCTTTGGTGGTCGAGTAGGTGATGCGTTGACCTATATGACGGTGATTGCATTTGTCTGTTATCTCGGTTTGGCCATTGCGCTCAACTTGCTCGATAACATCGATCCCGATGCTGTAGCTAGTCCACCTGAGGCTGCAACGAGCACATTTCAGCAGCCACTTGGAGCACCTTCAACCACACCACCGTTACCAGGTGGCCTGAGTCCAGTGCCCTCAACAGCGACTCCAACACCCGCCGGGCCAGTGACTCCCGCACCTACAGCAATAACTCCAACAACAGTTCCGCCAGCGAGCGGATCATCGGATGGTTAA
- the leuS gene encoding leucine--tRNA ligase: protein MSTDAHQSSTPAQRYTAELASQIEARWQKHWVENESFQTLNPGDEGFDASKPKFYCLDMFPYPSGKGLHVGHPLGYIATDIISRYRRMCGYNVLHPMGWDAFGLPAEQYAIQTGVHPAITTKNAIDTYRMQLSSFGMSYDWSREIATIDADYYRWTQWIWLKAYESFFDPKQQKARPITELRDELAAGHWAIDDSGDLVAPETNNCIRWDTLDDEQQRHTIDLLRLAYLDEQVVNWCPALGTVLANEEVIDGKSERGHHPVTRRPLRQWMFRITAYADRLLNDLESVDWPNSTKTMQREWIGRSEGADIDFELLQPMEGSLRVYTTRADTLFGATFMVVAPEHPLIDRLLEQPTSECNSRELDLYVQAARNRSEVDRMADTKDKTGVFTGAYAVNPATGKPIPIWVADYVLMGYGHGSVMAVPGHDQRDNQFAKKFNLPIVEVVRPAEDVVADECFSGEGLAADSSNDEVSLDGLETTQAKKCILDWLESKGYGRRKVNYKLRDWLFSRQRYWGEPFPIVYDSKGDHYGIKADALPVELPELEDYKPVESSEPQPMLAKATQWHQTTAGEAGVDSSFLPAEAKVTRELLTMPGWAGSCWYYLRYCDPKNNADLIGKDIESYWVGPQTDSIGGVDLYVGGTEHAVLHLLYARFWHKLLHDFGKVTSPEPFGKMFHQGLLTSFAYQRTDGSLVAVDEVDETEDKFIERATGDEVIQVTAKMSKSLRNVINPDDVIAEYGADTLRLYEMYMGPLEASKSWNPRDIIGVFRFLQRVWRLVIDEDSGKIKNVNSTDPDVDRALAKTIQKVSNDIERLSFNTAIASIIEFTNLATAKGGLTHKQTFELACLLSPFAPHMGEEMNARLGEPHDLANGPWPVPNAALLKDDHVELPVQIMGKVRGKISVAADASAEEIEKIALKDETIAQQLADKQIRKVVVVPGKIINIVAQ, encoded by the coding sequence ATGAGCACTGACGCACACCAATCGTCAACACCCGCCCAGCGCTATACTGCTGAACTGGCATCCCAGATCGAAGCACGGTGGCAAAAGCACTGGGTTGAAAATGAGTCATTCCAAACACTCAACCCAGGCGATGAAGGATTCGATGCTTCAAAGCCAAAGTTCTACTGCCTTGACATGTTCCCATATCCATCGGGAAAGGGACTGCATGTTGGGCATCCATTGGGTTACATTGCAACCGACATCATCTCGCGTTACAGACGCATGTGTGGTTACAACGTTCTTCACCCAATGGGCTGGGATGCCTTCGGACTACCTGCAGAACAATATGCGATTCAGACAGGTGTACATCCTGCAATCACGACCAAAAATGCAATTGATACTTATCGAATGCAGCTATCTAGCTTTGGCATGAGCTATGACTGGTCAAGAGAAATCGCCACAATTGATGCCGACTACTACCGCTGGACACAGTGGATCTGGCTCAAGGCTTATGAGTCTTTCTTTGATCCAAAACAACAGAAAGCTCGGCCTATCACAGAGCTCCGAGATGAACTTGCGGCAGGCCATTGGGCGATCGATGACAGCGGTGATTTGGTTGCGCCGGAAACCAACAATTGCATCCGCTGGGATACGCTCGATGACGAACAGCAGCGACACACCATTGATCTCCTTAGACTTGCGTATCTCGATGAGCAAGTGGTGAATTGGTGCCCTGCCTTGGGCACTGTATTGGCCAACGAGGAAGTGATTGATGGAAAATCAGAGCGAGGGCATCATCCTGTCACGCGTCGTCCACTCAGGCAGTGGATGTTCCGTATTACAGCCTATGCCGATCGCCTCTTGAATGATCTTGAAAGCGTTGATTGGCCAAATTCAACCAAGACCATGCAACGAGAATGGATTGGACGAAGCGAAGGTGCTGATATTGATTTTGAGCTTTTGCAACCAATGGAAGGCTCGCTCCGTGTTTACACCACCAGAGCAGACACACTTTTCGGAGCAACTTTTATGGTGGTTGCTCCAGAGCATCCGCTGATCGACCGCTTATTAGAGCAACCAACTTCTGAGTGCAACTCGCGAGAGCTGGATCTCTATGTACAAGCTGCTCGTAATCGTTCTGAAGTTGATCGTATGGCCGATACGAAGGATAAGACTGGTGTGTTTACAGGCGCTTATGCTGTGAACCCTGCCACTGGAAAACCGATACCTATCTGGGTCGCGGACTATGTGCTTATGGGATATGGGCATGGCTCTGTCATGGCGGTCCCTGGCCACGATCAGCGCGATAACCAGTTCGCTAAAAAGTTCAACCTCCCAATTGTCGAAGTTGTTCGTCCAGCAGAAGACGTTGTCGCTGATGAATGCTTCTCAGGAGAAGGACTCGCCGCCGATTCTTCTAATGACGAAGTGAGCTTGGATGGCCTTGAAACGACTCAAGCAAAAAAGTGCATCCTTGACTGGCTTGAATCAAAAGGATACGGCCGACGAAAAGTAAACTACAAACTGCGAGATTGGCTCTTCTCCCGGCAACGATATTGGGGCGAACCCTTCCCAATCGTCTACGACAGTAAGGGCGACCACTATGGCATTAAGGCCGACGCACTACCTGTTGAATTGCCTGAACTTGAAGACTATAAACCGGTGGAGTCATCAGAGCCTCAACCAATGCTTGCCAAGGCCACCCAATGGCATCAGACCACTGCCGGTGAAGCTGGCGTTGACTCCAGCTTCTTGCCTGCAGAAGCAAAAGTGACTCGCGAACTATTAACGATGCCTGGTTGGGCCGGTTCTTGTTGGTACTACCTTCGTTACTGTGATCCAAAAAATAATGCTGATCTGATTGGTAAAGATATTGAGTCTTACTGGGTTGGCCCACAAACTGACTCGATTGGCGGGGTCGACCTTTATGTGGGTGGTACCGAGCATGCGGTGCTTCACCTCCTGTACGCTAGATTTTGGCACAAACTGCTCCATGACTTTGGCAAAGTAACCAGCCCTGAGCCTTTTGGAAAAATGTTTCACCAAGGGTTGTTAACTTCCTTTGCATATCAGCGCACAGATGGTTCGCTGGTAGCTGTTGATGAAGTCGATGAAACTGAAGATAAGTTTATTGAACGAGCCACTGGCGATGAGGTCATTCAAGTCACCGCAAAAATGAGTAAGTCGCTTCGCAATGTCATTAATCCAGATGATGTTATTGCTGAATATGGCGCCGATACACTTAGGCTCTATGAAATGTATATGGGACCACTTGAAGCGAGTAAGTCATGGAATCCCCGTGATATCATCGGCGTCTTCCGTTTTCTACAGCGCGTTTGGCGACTGGTTATTGATGAAGACTCAGGAAAAATAAAGAACGTGAACAGCACTGATCCAGATGTTGACCGTGCGCTCGCCAAAACCATTCAAAAAGTCTCGAACGATATTGAGCGACTGTCATTCAATACCGCAATCGCTTCCATTATCGAATTCACGAATCTAGCTACTGCAAAGGGTGGCTTAACACACAAACAAACATTTGAACTGGCATGTCTGCTCTCGCCATTTGCGCCCCATATGGGCGAGGAAATGAATGCTCGTCTCGGCGAGCCCCATGACTTGGCGAATGGCCCCTGGCCTGTCCCAAATGCGGCACTCCTCAAAGATGACCATGTTGAACTACCTGTACAGATTATGGGTAAGGTCCGAGGTAAAATCAGTGTGGCAGCAGATGCTTCCGCTGAGGAGATAGAAAAGATCGCCCTGAAGGATGAGACAATCGCTCAGCAGCTCGCAGATAAACAGATACGAAAAGTTGTTGTTGTACCTGGAAAAATCATAAACATCGTGGCTCAATAG
- a CDS encoding PDZ domain-containing protein: protein MINIAVILFLVTPLTLGQVAEANGASSVGDQESSIAMPLDLIIEQMGSENFSVREFATRALIESDITDDEIQSRLDTETLKEEQRQRLMSAFRFRLFNAPRGALGIRMSFRGNANGRGGRVLVTDLLDDLPAREVLVLGDAIIRLDGIRPTSTSDLILHVQAKRPGDKVRLEIERPVVDEQGRQILDEANVPQIENFEVDVILGSADLLDDSNRLPSQTRAINVIDVSLLARIEERVRQSSVPLQVIPLDGVVIKSQRAKKQP, encoded by the coding sequence ATGATTAACATTGCTGTCATACTTTTTTTAGTAACGCCGTTGACGTTGGGTCAGGTGGCCGAGGCAAACGGCGCGTCCAGTGTGGGCGATCAAGAATCCTCAATAGCGATGCCATTGGATCTCATCATTGAACAAATGGGTTCAGAGAATTTCTCAGTGCGTGAATTTGCGACGCGAGCACTCATTGAGTCTGATATTACTGATGATGAAATTCAATCTCGACTCGATACCGAAACACTTAAAGAAGAGCAGCGGCAGCGACTGATGTCAGCCTTCCGATTTCGACTCTTCAATGCGCCTCGTGGAGCGCTCGGTATTCGGATGAGTTTTCGTGGTAATGCCAATGGACGTGGAGGGCGTGTTCTTGTTACGGACTTGCTCGACGATCTTCCTGCCCGAGAGGTTCTTGTTTTAGGCGATGCAATCATTCGACTAGACGGCATTCGCCCGACTTCTACAAGTGATTTGATCTTGCATGTTCAAGCAAAGCGGCCTGGCGATAAGGTCCGGCTTGAGATCGAACGCCCAGTTGTTGACGAGCAAGGTCGGCAGATTCTTGATGAAGCGAACGTGCCGCAGATCGAGAACTTTGAGGTTGATGTCATACTTGGTTCTGCGGATCTTTTAGATGACAGTAATCGACTGCCATCACAAACAAGAGCAATCAACGTGATTGATGTTTCGCTGCTTGCTCGAATCGAAGAGCGGGTGCGGCAGAGCTCTGTGCCTTTGCAAGTGATTCCACTTGATGGAGTTGTTATAAAATCACAGCGTGCGAAAAAGCAACCATAA
- a CDS encoding phosphotransferase: protein MNGKTPLTGIDYQLPHLGPGAEAQQQQAKFDRNELAIVLSHYDVGVLKSAKSFSRGSRRAPKARIVSESGNYLLKRRAVGQDDPQRVRFAHKLQAHLAAKGFPVAPLISTRRSKTTTLELDGRVYELFEFVPGRRFDNTKNDAWEAGAVLGQLHHILNSVKIKYCPPLSSFHAVKGINNKIKQIPSVVEVVEKTENKESLEECCTFLRRAYRDATNKTEKLGFSDWESTYLHGDWHPGNLLFSGNVISSVLDFDCARREPRIVEFANAILQFSMCMGSTQSLQSWPKGLNVSFIEAIATGYQAASGKALSPAECHAIPWLMIEAIIAESVYPIAAAGTFGRLRGSDFLSVVTEKVRWIRRRATSLVELLETS from the coding sequence ATGAATGGTAAGACACCATTAACTGGCATTGATTATCAGCTGCCCCATCTTGGCCCAGGGGCTGAGGCCCAACAACAGCAAGCAAAATTTGATCGTAACGAGTTAGCAATCGTGCTCAGTCATTATGACGTTGGCGTGCTGAAGTCAGCCAAATCGTTTTCTCGGGGATCTCGCCGGGCGCCCAAGGCGCGCATCGTCAGTGAATCAGGCAATTACCTGCTCAAGAGGCGAGCGGTCGGTCAAGATGATCCTCAGCGCGTGCGTTTTGCTCATAAATTACAGGCTCATTTGGCAGCAAAAGGCTTCCCTGTAGCGCCACTGATATCAACTCGGCGATCAAAAACGACCACGCTTGAGTTAGATGGTCGAGTGTATGAGCTGTTTGAATTTGTGCCAGGAAGACGTTTTGACAATACTAAAAACGATGCGTGGGAGGCAGGGGCTGTCTTAGGCCAACTTCACCACATACTCAATTCTGTAAAGATCAAATACTGCCCGCCTCTCTCTTCCTTCCATGCGGTGAAAGGGATCAACAATAAAATCAAGCAAATACCAAGCGTGGTCGAAGTTGTTGAGAAAACAGAAAACAAAGAGAGTCTGGAAGAGTGTTGTACGTTTCTGCGGCGCGCCTATCGTGATGCCACAAACAAGACAGAGAAACTGGGATTTAGCGACTGGGAAAGTACTTATCTCCATGGTGATTGGCATCCAGGAAACCTACTTTTCAGTGGTAATGTAATTTCTTCTGTTCTTGACTTCGATTGTGCACGCCGTGAACCTAGAATTGTTGAGTTTGCCAATGCAATTCTCCAGTTTTCAATGTGTATGGGCTCAACTCAATCACTACAAAGCTGGCCAAAGGGTCTAAACGTTTCGTTCATAGAGGCAATAGCGACCGGCTATCAGGCGGCCTCTGGAAAGGCCTTGTCACCAGCGGAGTGCCACGCGATTCCATGGCTCATGATCGAGGCAATTATTGCTGAAAGTGTTTACCCAATCGCGGCCGCTGGTACATTTGGCCGCCTTCGTGGCAGTGACTTCTTGAGTGTGGTCACAGAGAAGGTACGATGGATACGGCGACGGGCCACAAGTCTGGTAGAACTTCTGGAAACCTCATGA
- a CDS encoding bifunctional folylpolyglutamate synthase/dihydrofolate synthase yields the protein MSKQSRPAKKAPPTGVAPEITSYSTAIRYLTKQTNYERMRVTRIDQSGFNLDGLRKVLTALGQPQEQVRAVHVAGTVGKGSTAGMISSMLQGCGYAVGLFTSPHLNDARERISINGQDIDRPSFAQRMREATTAATEVGVELTYFELLTTMAFLHFAEEAVDLAVLEVGLGGRLDSTNVVTPEVSVITRIDIDHTQLLGSTLEEIAAEKAGIFKRGVPALTCVQDPAVEAVLAAKAEEIGSPLRVLGRDIEFSSRFGSNDELGPHTRVCVLAGGTPFMHVPVPLPGEHQAINCGLALSVVDSLKGLGFNFAEPELYDGLGATKLPGRMEVVWDQPRVLIDGAHNAASLDALMRSVGAQIPYDSMVCIFGCCEDKDIPAMLSRLVLGGDKIIFTRAKSNARSAFPEDLQRMFTEQCGKMSQTADTLQDALRLATRAVGRDDLICVTGSFYLAGEARKLLADQKTKKLAAAK from the coding sequence ATGTCAAAACAAAGTAGACCCGCGAAAAAAGCCCCCCCTACAGGGGTGGCTCCAGAAATCACATCCTATTCAACTGCGATCCGCTATCTAACGAAGCAGACCAACTATGAGCGAATGCGGGTTACCCGTATCGATCAAAGTGGCTTCAACCTAGATGGGCTTCGCAAAGTACTCACCGCCCTTGGGCAGCCACAAGAGCAAGTTCGAGCGGTCCATGTTGCCGGCACCGTTGGCAAGGGCTCTACAGCAGGCATGATCAGCTCAATGCTCCAAGGCTGTGGCTATGCAGTCGGACTCTTTACATCACCACATCTGAATGATGCTCGCGAACGAATCTCTATTAATGGGCAGGACATTGATCGACCCTCCTTTGCCCAAAGAATGAGAGAAGCAACGACTGCTGCTACTGAAGTCGGTGTTGAACTCACCTACTTTGAGTTGCTGACAACCATGGCATTCCTGCATTTTGCAGAAGAGGCTGTCGATCTGGCTGTGCTTGAGGTTGGTTTAGGCGGTCGCCTAGACTCGACCAATGTGGTCACACCCGAGGTCTCAGTGATTACGCGTATTGATATTGACCACACTCAACTCCTCGGGAGCACCCTTGAAGAAATTGCGGCGGAAAAAGCGGGCATCTTCAAACGCGGTGTACCAGCTCTGACCTGTGTTCAAGATCCTGCTGTAGAAGCAGTTCTGGCGGCGAAAGCAGAAGAAATTGGATCGCCGCTACGCGTCCTCGGTCGCGACATCGAGTTCAGCTCTCGCTTTGGTTCCAACGATGAGCTAGGCCCACATACACGAGTCTGTGTTCTGGCTGGTGGAACACCTTTCATGCATGTACCCGTCCCTCTTCCAGGGGAGCATCAGGCCATCAACTGTGGTCTGGCACTCTCTGTTGTTGATTCCCTAAAGGGGCTTGGTTTTAACTTTGCTGAGCCAGAACTCTACGATGGGCTGGGTGCAACAAAACTACCCGGCCGTATGGAGGTTGTTTGGGATCAGCCTCGTGTCTTAATTGATGGCGCTCACAATGCTGCCTCACTTGATGCACTCATGCGATCAGTCGGTGCCCAGATCCCTTATGACTCAATGGTCTGCATCTTTGGCTGTTGTGAAGATAAGGATATTCCTGCAATGCTCTCACGTTTGGTACTTGGCGGAGATAAAATCATCTTCACCAGAGCCAAGAGTAACGCGAGATCGGCTTTTCCAGAAGATCTGCAACGTATGTTTACGGAGCAATGTGGCAAGATGAGCCAAACCGCTGATACACTTCAGGATGCCCTTCGGTTGGCAACCAGGGCTGTTGGGCGAGATGATCTCATCTGTGTGACAGGCAGTTTCTACCTCGCTGGGGAAGCTCGCAAGCTGCTGGCGGATCAAAAGACAAAAAAACTCGCCGCAGCAAAGTAA